In the Gossypium arboreum isolate Shixiya-1 chromosome 10, ASM2569848v2, whole genome shotgun sequence genome, one interval contains:
- the LOC108473063 gene encoding disease resistance protein RUN1-like isoform X2, with the protein MMLLMILVILLPVFLLQKYQKKRSPAKESSHGVSHQVKHQVFLSFRGEDTRLNFTSHLLKALKDTGINVFFDEETLERGKQLSQALSRAIAASNISINILSLDYASSKSCLAELSDIMDYKRTQGHTVLPIFYHVDPSHVRNLGGSFKTSFDDHESKRLRQVQRWKAAFVEVGKLKGRHIEGGKFDRPETEYIKDIIEYVIKMLMSSKSRHVYEELVGIGYQKDAISRLIEQKGSRVIGLWGMGGIGKTTLADAVYKEMSPKFESCWFLQNVSEKIKKQGKESLRNDLLSKLLNEKDIRIDTPLIGYPYQGRLNNKKVLLVLDDVSHQDQITIMGVRHFGDGSKIIVTSRDRKVLENGEADQIYEVKNLNEFDSLQLFSTCAFKQSTPDAAFRDLSIKFVEYTQYNPLALKVLGSQLYKRSREYWKSEMDKLKEYGQPEISNILKRSFDELDEQEKNIFLDIAIFFQGEPEENVEKILSSCYNGAKSSIRNLIDKCLLDITPLPISLRDMLEIRSKFHKRKEEEIASSPYRGALDDRRSSFLDEIPNCISMHDMFELMGKDIVRQESRVPGMRSRLWNPNEVKQVLRYNKLKQTKA; encoded by the exons ATGATGCTACTAATGATTCTTGTCATTCTTCTTCCCGTATTTCttcttcaaaagtaccaaaaaaaGAGAAGCCCAGCAAAGGAAAGCTCCCATGGTGTATCTCATCAAGTGAAACATCAAGTTTTCTTGAGCTTCAGAGGTGAAGACACACGCCTTAACTTCACCAGCCATCTACTCAAAGCTTTGAAAGATACGGGAATTAATGTATTCTTCGATGAAGAAACTTTGGAAAGAGGGAAGCAACTTTCACAAGCACTTTCTCGAGCTATTGCAGCCTCAAACATCTCaataaatatattatcattaGATTATGCTTCTTCAAAATCGTGCCTGGCTGAACTCTCTGACATCATGGACTACAAGCGCACTCAAGGACATACTGTTCTTCCCATTTTTTATCATGTTGATCCTTCCCATGTTCGGAATCTTGGTGGAAGTTTCAAAACTTCCTTTGATGATCATGAATCAAAAAGGCTACGTCAGGTACAACGATGGAAAGCTGCCTTTGTTGAAGTGGGAAAATTAAAAGGGAGGCATATAGAAGGAGGCAAATTTGACAG ACCTGAAACAGAGTACATCAAGGATATTATTGAATATGTTATAAAAATGTTGATGAGTAGCAAATCTAGACATGTTTATGAAGAACTGGTCGGAATAGGATATCAGAAAGATGCAATTTCGAGGCTGATTGAGCAAAAAGGCAGCCGTGTAATAGGACTCTGGGGAATGGGTGGTATAGGCAAAACAACCCTTGCTGATGCTGTATATAAGGAAATGTCTccaaagtttgaaagctgctggTTTCTTCAAAATGTTAGtgagaaaataaaaaaacaagGAAAGGAATCTTTACGAAATGATCTTCTCTCCAAACTGTTAAATGAAAAAGATATTCGTATAGATACTCCTTTGATAGGATACCCTTACCAAGGGAGGCTGAACAATAAAAAAGTACTTCTTGTGCTTGATGATGTTAGTCACCAAGACCAAATAACTATTATGGGTGTTAGACATTTTGGTGATGGAAGTAAAATCATTGTAACATCTAGAGATAGAAAAGTACTTGAGAATGGAGAAGCTGACCAAATTTATGAGGTAAAGAATTTAAATGAGTTTGACTCTCTTCAACTATTTTCCACTTGTGCATTTAAGCAGTCGACTCCTGATGCTGCTTTTCGAGACCTATCGATAAAGTTTGTTGAGTACACCCAATACAATCCACTTGCTCTAAAAGTTTTGGGTTCCCAACTATATAAAAGGTCTAGAGAATATTGGAAAAGCGAGATGGATAAGCTAAAGGAATATGGCCAACCagaaatttcaaatattttgaaGAGAAGCTTTGATGAGCTTGATGAACAAGAAAAGAATATATTCCTTGATATTGCAATCTTCTTCCAAGGGGAACCCGAGGAAAATGTAGAAAAAATTCTAAGTAGTTGTTATAATGGCGCAAAGTCTAGCATTAGAAACTTGATCGACAAGTGTCTACTAGATATCACACCTCTTCCTATTTCTTTGCGTGATATGCTTGAAATTCGCAGTAAGTTTCacaagagaaaagaagaagagattgCAAGTTCCCCTTATAGAGGTGCATTAGATGATCGAAGAAGTAGTTTCTTGGATGAGATTCCGAATTGTATTTCTATGCATGATATGTTTGAGCTGATGGGCAAGGACATTGTTCGCCAAGAATCTAGAGTTCCTGGAATGCGCAGTAGGTTATGGAATCCTAATGAAGTAAAGCAAGTGCTCAGATATAATAAA CTAAAGCAAACAAAAGCTTGA
- the LOC108473063 gene encoding disease resistance-like protein DSC1 isoform X3: MYIYLFIVARPEAGYIEEIVKKVIEKLRSSRSRHVSEELVGIDYQKDAILRLIEKKGSRVIGLWEMDGIGKTTLAEAVYEEMSQNFESRCFLQNVCEKIQTHGKEILRNDLLSKLLNEKDIKIDTPSIGYPHQERLNNKKVLVVLDDVSHQDQIAIMGVKHFGDGSKIIVTSRDRTVLDNGADETYEVKNLKEIDSLQLFSICAFKQFNPDADYRDLSIKFVEYTQYNPLALKVLGCQLYNKGRVYWESEMDKLKEYIELDIYKVLKTSFDGLDEQEKNIFLDIAIFFKGEPKENVEKILSNCYNGAESSIRNLIDKCLLNITPLPISLRDMLEIRSKFLKRKAEEIASSPSRGALDDRRSSFLDEIPQCITMHDMVELMGKDIVRKEFRVPRKRSRLWNPNEVKQVLKYNKGTEWIIGIKLDMSQIGKLQLCSSVFEKMLNLKYIYFYFPPFIGKQRKTKLYADQVGDVSLPDELRLFCWEYYPFKSLSLSFDPKNLVVLKLPHGDIEQLWNEDDDQLIFSYFLHSIN, encoded by the exons atgtatatttatttatttattgtagcTAGACCTGAAGCAGGGTACATAGAGGAAATTGTTAAAAAAGTTATAGAAAAGTTGAGGAGTAGCAGATCTAGACATGTTTCTGAAGAACTGGTTGGAATAGATTATCAGAAAGATGCAATTTTGAGGCTGATTGAGAAAAAAGGCAGTCGTGTAATAGGACTCTGGGAAATGGATGGTATAGGCAAAACTACCCTTGCTGAAGCTGTATATGAGGAAATGTCTCAGAATTTTGAAAGCCGTTGCTTTCTTCAAAATGTTTGTGAGAAAATACAAACACACGGAAAGGAAATTTTACGAAATGATCTTCTTTCCAAACTGTTAAATGaaaaagatattaaaatagacACTCCTTCGATAGGATACCCTCACCAAGAGAGGTTGAACAATAAAAAAGTACTTGTCGTGCTTGATGATGTTAGTCACCAAGATCAAATAGCTATTATGGGTGTTAAACATTTTGGTGATGGAAGTAAAATCATTGTAACATCTAGAGATAGAACAGTACTTGACAATGGAGCTGACGAAACTTATGAGGTAAAGAATTTAAAAGAGATTGACTCTCTTCAACTGTTTTCTATTTGTGCGTTTAAGCAGTTCAATCCTGATGCTGATTATCGAGACCTATCAATAAAGTTTGTAGAGTACACCCAGTACAATCCACTTGCTCTAAAAGTTTTGGGTTGCCAACTATATAACAAGGGTAGAGTATATTGGGAAAGCGAGATGGATAAGTTAAAGGAATATATCGAACTAGACATTTATAAGGTTTTGAAGACAAGCTTTGATGGGCTTGATGAACAAGAAAAGAATATATTCCTTGATATTGCAATCTTCTTCAAAGGGGAACCTAAGGAAAATGTAGAAAAAATTCTAAGTAATTGTTATAATGGCGCAGAGTCTAGCATCAGAAACTTGATCGACAAGTGCCTACTAAATATCACCCCTCTTCCTATCTCTTTGCGTGATATGCTTGAAATTCGCAGTAAGTTTCTCAAGAGAAAAGCAGAAGAGATTGCAAGTTCCCCTTCCAGAGGTGCATTAGATGATCGAAGAAGTAGTTTCTTGGATGAGATTCCGCAATGTATTACTATGCATGATATGGTTGAGCTGATGGGCAAGGACATTGTTCGCAAAGAATTTAGAGTTCCTCGAAAGCGCAGTAGGTTATGGAATCCTAATGAAGTAAAGCAAGTGCTCAAATATAATAAA GGAACAGAATGGATCATAGGAATAAAGTTAGACATGTCCCAAATTGGTAAACTACAGTTATGTTCTTCTGTTTTTGAGAAAATGCTTAATCTTAAATATATCTACTTTTATTTTCCTCCATTTATTGGAAAGCAACGAAAGACGAAGTTATATGCAGATCAAGTTGGCGATGTATCTCTTCCTGATGAGCTAAGACTTTTCTGTTGGGAGTATTACCCATTTAAATCTTTATCATTAAGTTTTGATCCGAAGAATCTTGTTGTGTTGAAATTACCTCATGGTGATATAGAACAACTTTGGAATGAAGATGATGATCAGTTAATTTTTTCATACTTTCTTCATTCAATAAATTAA
- the LOC108473063 gene encoding disease resistance protein RUN1-like isoform X1 — MMLLMILVILLPVFLLQKYQKKRSPAKESSHGVSHQVKHQVFLSFRGEDTRLNFTSHLLKALKDTGINVFFDEETLERGKQLSQALSRAIAASNISINILSLDYASSKSCLAELSDIMDYKRTQGHTVLPIFYHVDPSHVRNLGGSFKTSFDDHESKRLRQVQRWKAAFVEVGKLKGRHIEGGKFDRPETEYIKDIIEYVIKMLMSSKSRHVYEELVGIGYQKDAISRLIEQKGSRVIGLWGMGGIGKTTLADAVYKEMSPKFESCWFLQNVSEKIKKQGKESLRNDLLSKLLNEKDIRIDTPLIGYPYQGRLNNKKVLLVLDDVSHQDQITIMGVRHFGDGSKIIVTSRDRKVLENGEADQIYEVKNLNEFDSLQLFSTCAFKQSTPDAAFRDLSIKFVEYTQYNPLALKVLGSQLYKRSREYWKSEMDKLKEYGQPEISNILKRSFDELDEQEKNIFLDIAIFFQGEPEENVEKILSSCYNGAKSSIRNLIDKCLLDITPLPISLRDMLEIRSKFHKRKEEEIASSPYRGALDDRRSSFLDEIPNCISMHDMFELMGKDIVRQESRVPGMRSRLWNPNEVKQVLRYNKSVNREWMVDLWRCHYVWSFTYNRKKRSK, encoded by the exons ATGATGCTACTAATGATTCTTGTCATTCTTCTTCCCGTATTTCttcttcaaaagtaccaaaaaaaGAGAAGCCCAGCAAAGGAAAGCTCCCATGGTGTATCTCATCAAGTGAAACATCAAGTTTTCTTGAGCTTCAGAGGTGAAGACACACGCCTTAACTTCACCAGCCATCTACTCAAAGCTTTGAAAGATACGGGAATTAATGTATTCTTCGATGAAGAAACTTTGGAAAGAGGGAAGCAACTTTCACAAGCACTTTCTCGAGCTATTGCAGCCTCAAACATCTCaataaatatattatcattaGATTATGCTTCTTCAAAATCGTGCCTGGCTGAACTCTCTGACATCATGGACTACAAGCGCACTCAAGGACATACTGTTCTTCCCATTTTTTATCATGTTGATCCTTCCCATGTTCGGAATCTTGGTGGAAGTTTCAAAACTTCCTTTGATGATCATGAATCAAAAAGGCTACGTCAGGTACAACGATGGAAAGCTGCCTTTGTTGAAGTGGGAAAATTAAAAGGGAGGCATATAGAAGGAGGCAAATTTGACAG ACCTGAAACAGAGTACATCAAGGATATTATTGAATATGTTATAAAAATGTTGATGAGTAGCAAATCTAGACATGTTTATGAAGAACTGGTCGGAATAGGATATCAGAAAGATGCAATTTCGAGGCTGATTGAGCAAAAAGGCAGCCGTGTAATAGGACTCTGGGGAATGGGTGGTATAGGCAAAACAACCCTTGCTGATGCTGTATATAAGGAAATGTCTccaaagtttgaaagctgctggTTTCTTCAAAATGTTAGtgagaaaataaaaaaacaagGAAAGGAATCTTTACGAAATGATCTTCTCTCCAAACTGTTAAATGAAAAAGATATTCGTATAGATACTCCTTTGATAGGATACCCTTACCAAGGGAGGCTGAACAATAAAAAAGTACTTCTTGTGCTTGATGATGTTAGTCACCAAGACCAAATAACTATTATGGGTGTTAGACATTTTGGTGATGGAAGTAAAATCATTGTAACATCTAGAGATAGAAAAGTACTTGAGAATGGAGAAGCTGACCAAATTTATGAGGTAAAGAATTTAAATGAGTTTGACTCTCTTCAACTATTTTCCACTTGTGCATTTAAGCAGTCGACTCCTGATGCTGCTTTTCGAGACCTATCGATAAAGTTTGTTGAGTACACCCAATACAATCCACTTGCTCTAAAAGTTTTGGGTTCCCAACTATATAAAAGGTCTAGAGAATATTGGAAAAGCGAGATGGATAAGCTAAAGGAATATGGCCAACCagaaatttcaaatattttgaaGAGAAGCTTTGATGAGCTTGATGAACAAGAAAAGAATATATTCCTTGATATTGCAATCTTCTTCCAAGGGGAACCCGAGGAAAATGTAGAAAAAATTCTAAGTAGTTGTTATAATGGCGCAAAGTCTAGCATTAGAAACTTGATCGACAAGTGTCTACTAGATATCACACCTCTTCCTATTTCTTTGCGTGATATGCTTGAAATTCGCAGTAAGTTTCacaagagaaaagaagaagagattgCAAGTTCCCCTTATAGAGGTGCATTAGATGATCGAAGAAGTAGTTTCTTGGATGAGATTCCGAATTGTATTTCTATGCATGATATGTTTGAGCTGATGGGCAAGGACATTGTTCGCCAAGAATCTAGAGTTCCTGGAATGCGCAGTAGGTTATGGAATCCTAATGAAGTAAAGCAAGTGCTCAGATATAATAAA AGTGTCAATAGAGAATGGATGGTAGATCTTTGGAGATGCCATTATGTTTGGAGTTTTACCTATAATAGAAAAAAGAGGAGCAAGTAA